The Thermus brockianus genome window below encodes:
- a CDS encoding PEGA domain-containing protein has protein sequence MRKLLLAVLGLGAALAQQLSPQGILINPVPTDLQVKVWVDKDPGKRGTALYQVGEPIYIYVNVNQDAYVYLFNINADGKIDPILPNAYERDNFLRAGETRRFPPEGARYRYTVTGPEGEDRILAVASRRPLSLQEILDVERNQVRVEGTEGLARALSIVIEPIPARDWVTDVARYYVGRVTPTPPSTATLAVDSRPQGAEVYLDGRLQGRTPLSLGVNPGRHEVEVRLSGYQPYRVTVNPRPGERVQVFAQLVPEPRQGTLAVTSTPSGAEVYLNGALRGRTPLSLALPEGRYEVELRLSGYEPHRTRVEVRRGETTRLDVRLNPIRTGTLLLESSPSGAEVYLNGQLRGRTPLRLTLDEGTYRVELRLPGYEPYAASVRVERGRETRLAATLTPIRTGELSLEVRPQGAEVYVDGRLVGRGAVRLSLEAGLHEVRVAAPGYAEYRAQVEVRPGESLRLFVELVPVRAVLELYLNVEARVFLNGEEVGLARGGYLRLEVLPGDYELTLVAKGYRTLVQTVRLSGQQVLRLELRPL, from the coding sequence ATGCGGAAGCTCCTCTTGGCGGTGTTGGGATTGGGGGCGGCTTTGGCCCAGCAGCTAAGCCCCCAGGGCATCCTCATCAACCCGGTGCCCACGGACTTGCAGGTCAAGGTCTGGGTGGACAAGGACCCCGGCAAGCGGGGCACGGCCCTTTACCAGGTGGGCGAGCCCATCTACATCTATGTGAACGTCAACCAGGACGCCTACGTCTACCTCTTCAACATCAACGCCGACGGGAAGATAGACCCCATCCTGCCCAACGCCTACGAGCGGGATAACTTCCTGAGGGCAGGGGAGACGCGGCGCTTTCCCCCGGAAGGGGCCCGTTACCGCTACACCGTGACGGGTCCGGAAGGGGAAGACCGCATCCTGGCGGTGGCGAGCCGGAGGCCCCTTTCCCTCCAGGAGATTCTGGACGTGGAGCGGAACCAGGTGAGGGTGGAAGGGACAGAGGGCTTAGCCAGGGCGCTTTCCATCGTGATTGAGCCCATTCCGGCCCGGGACTGGGTCACGGACGTGGCCCGCTACTACGTGGGCCGGGTTACCCCTACGCCCCCTTCCACCGCCACCCTGGCGGTGGACTCGAGGCCCCAAGGGGCCGAGGTCTACCTGGATGGCCGCCTCCAAGGGCGCACGCCCCTTTCCCTTGGCGTGAACCCGGGGCGGCACGAGGTGGAGGTGAGGCTTTCCGGCTACCAGCCCTACCGGGTGACGGTGAACCCGAGGCCTGGGGAGAGGGTACAGGTCTTTGCCCAGCTGGTTCCCGAGCCCCGGCAGGGCACCCTGGCGGTAACCTCCACGCCCAGCGGGGCGGAGGTCTACCTCAATGGCGCCTTGCGGGGCCGCACCCCCCTAAGCCTCGCCTTGCCCGAGGGGCGGTACGAGGTGGAACTTAGGCTTTCCGGCTACGAACCCCACCGCACCCGGGTGGAGGTGCGCCGGGGGGAGACCACCCGCTTGGACGTGCGCCTAAACCCCATCCGCACCGGTACCCTCCTCCTGGAGTCCAGCCCCTCGGGGGCCGAGGTCTACCTGAACGGGCAGCTTAGGGGACGCACCCCCTTGCGGCTCACCTTGGACGAGGGGACCTACCGGGTGGAGCTTAGGCTTCCCGGCTACGAGCCCTACGCCGCCAGCGTCCGGGTGGAGAGGGGGCGGGAGACGCGGCTTGCCGCCACCCTTACCCCCATCCGTACCGGGGAGCTCTCCCTGGAGGTGCGGCCCCAGGGGGCCGAGGTTTACGTGGACGGCCGCCTGGTGGGGCGGGGTGCCGTGCGGCTTAGCCTCGAGGCCGGCCTGCACGAGGTGCGGGTGGCAGCCCCCGGCTACGCCGAGTACCGGGCCCAGGTGGAGGTGCGCCCTGGGGAGAGCCTGCGGCTTTTCGTGGAGCTCGTGCCCGTGCGGGCGGTTTTGGAGCTTTACCTTAACGTGGAGGCCCGGGTCTTCCTGAACGGCGAGGAGGTGGGGCTCGCCCGGGGTGGCTACCTCCGCCTGGAGGTGTTGCCGGGGGACTACGAGCTCACCCTGGTGGCCAAGGGCTACCGCACCCTGGTGCAGACCGTGCGCCTAAGCGGCCAGCAGGTGCTAAGGCTGGAGCTTAGACCGCTTTAG
- a CDS encoding DUF1648 domain-containing protein — protein MKRLLAPLGLLCTWGLTLYAYALLPERIPAHFNAQGEVDRYGSRLEIFLLPVILTFLLYPLLALAPRLDPKLKGQAPAVWPWLVAGVVWSFFLLQGAILYATWQAVQGNPFPVGKAILLGVGLVFLAFGFLLPKLPPNYLAGVRTPWTLENPRVWRKTHGRAGLVFTLLGLLAWAAAFLEGWGIGLWLLGLLLGALYLVAFSYLAWRKESPGP, from the coding sequence ATGAAGCGCCTCCTTGCGCCTTTGGGGCTTCTTTGCACCTGGGGCCTCACCCTCTACGCCTACGCCCTGCTGCCGGAAAGGATCCCCGCCCACTTCAACGCCCAAGGGGAGGTGGACCGGTACGGGAGCCGCCTGGAAATCTTCCTCCTGCCCGTGATCCTCACCTTCCTCCTCTACCCCCTTCTCGCCTTGGCCCCCCGGCTAGACCCCAAGCTCAAGGGCCAGGCGCCTGCGGTCTGGCCCTGGCTTGTGGCCGGGGTGGTTTGGTCCTTCTTCCTCCTGCAAGGGGCCATCCTCTACGCCACCTGGCAAGCGGTGCAGGGAAATCCCTTTCCCGTGGGGAAGGCCATCCTGCTAGGGGTGGGCCTCGTCTTTCTGGCCTTTGGGTTCCTCCTCCCCAAGCTTCCCCCCAACTACCTAGCGGGGGTGCGCACCCCCTGGACCCTGGAAAACCCCCGGGTGTGGCGAAAGACCCATGGGCGGGCGGGCCTGGTCTTCACCCTCCTTGGCCTCCTCGCCTGGGCCGCCGCCTTCTTGGAAGGGTGGGGCATTGGGTTATGGCTTTTGGGGCTCCTTTTGGGTGCCCTCTACCTGGTGGCCTTCTCCTACCTGGCCTGGCGCAAGGAAAGCCCCGGCCCTTAA
- a CDS encoding NTP transferase domain-containing protein translates to MEAIVLGGGEEAWARKYGVRSKALVPYRGRPLAAWVLSALAEAGLSALYVGENPGLVPPPRLTLPDQGSLLANLEAALAHVEGRVLVATADIPHLTPEAVRFVLERAPEAALVYPIVPKEEVEARFPKTRRTYARLKEGTFTGGNLLLLDKALFFQALPLAKRVVALRKKPLALARLVGLDILLKLLWGRLSLAEVEARASRILGVEARALVTPYPEVGVDVDREEELVS, encoded by the coding sequence ATGGAGGCCATCGTCCTAGGGGGCGGCGAGGAGGCTTGGGCCCGGAAGTACGGGGTGCGGAGCAAGGCCCTGGTGCCCTACCGGGGAAGGCCCTTGGCGGCGTGGGTGCTTTCCGCCTTGGCCGAGGCGGGGCTCTCCGCCCTCTACGTGGGGGAAAACCCTGGGCTTGTCCCTCCTCCCCGCCTCACCCTGCCGGACCAAGGGAGCCTCCTCGCCAACTTGGAGGCGGCCTTGGCCCATGTGGAGGGCCGGGTCCTGGTGGCCACCGCCGACATCCCCCACCTCACGCCGGAGGCGGTGCGCTTCGTCCTGGAGAGGGCGCCGGAAGCGGCCTTGGTCTACCCCATCGTGCCCAAGGAGGAGGTGGAGGCCCGCTTCCCCAAGACCAGGCGCACCTACGCCCGGCTCAAGGAGGGGACCTTCACCGGGGGGAACCTCCTCCTTTTGGACAAGGCCCTCTTCTTCCAGGCCCTGCCCTTGGCCAAACGGGTGGTGGCCCTGCGCAAAAAGCCTTTGGCCCTGGCCCGGCTGGTGGGCCTGGATATCCTCCTCAAGCTCCTTTGGGGGAGGCTTTCCCTGGCCGAGGTGGAGGCCAGGGCGAGCCGGATCCTGGGGGTGGAGGCGAGGGCCCTCGTCACCCCTTACCCCGAGGTGGGGGTGGACGTGGACCGGGAGGAGGAATTGGTAAGCTAG